The following coding sequences lie in one Synechococcus sp. CC9902 genomic window:
- a CDS encoding potassium channel family protein, producing MSRRSRARAQLKLLTAPWRGPFTALATLILAGASGYRLTEGWDWGDCLWMVLITVSTIGYGEVETLSPQGRLVTVLIVVGGLVVVQLAIQRVLGLKESGYFRRVKEFRFHRMLERMHDHVILCGYGRIGQEIAAQLLRDNIPLVVIETDSFRRDVAESKGLKVLQADATLDETLLDAGLDRCQSLVAALPGDASNLYVILSARDLRPDCRLIARASSDEATAKLRLAGASVVVSPYVAGGRVMAASALRPLALDFMELLAGSNFEIEEFQLSNNPQYLSAIQGRSLAELELGRRSGALVLAIRDQGQLIANPGGDMELAPGQLLIVLGSKLQLSRFQQLLGEAVDSIETMPG from the coding sequence ATGAGCCGCAGAAGCCGAGCCAGGGCACAACTGAAATTATTAACCGCCCCCTGGAGAGGACCGTTCACTGCTCTTGCCACGCTGATTCTTGCTGGAGCAAGCGGCTACCGCCTCACGGAGGGCTGGGATTGGGGGGATTGCCTCTGGATGGTGTTGATCACCGTCAGCACCATTGGATACGGAGAAGTCGAAACGCTGTCCCCGCAGGGACGCTTGGTCACTGTCCTGATCGTGGTAGGCGGACTTGTTGTCGTTCAGCTGGCCATTCAACGCGTCCTGGGCCTCAAGGAATCTGGCTACTTCCGACGGGTGAAAGAATTTCGTTTCCATCGCATGCTGGAGCGCATGCATGATCACGTCATCCTCTGCGGCTACGGACGCATCGGCCAAGAGATCGCAGCCCAACTGTTGCGAGACAACATTCCCCTGGTGGTGATTGAAACGGATTCCTTTCGACGTGACGTCGCCGAATCAAAGGGACTCAAGGTGCTTCAAGCGGATGCAACCCTCGACGAAACACTGCTCGATGCCGGCTTAGACCGCTGCCAAAGCCTCGTAGCAGCCCTGCCAGGGGACGCGTCCAACCTGTACGTCATTCTCAGCGCCAGGGATCTTCGACCGGACTGCCGGCTCATTGCTCGGGCCAGCAGTGATGAAGCCACGGCGAAGCTCCGACTTGCTGGAGCTTCCGTCGTTGTGAGTCCCTATGTCGCAGGAGGGCGCGTGATGGCTGCATCAGCACTTCGCCCCCTTGCCCTTGATTTCATGGAGCTTTTAGCGGGCTCCAATTTTGAAATTGAAGAATTTCAGCTCAGCAACAACCCTCAATATCTCTCTGCAATCCAAGGCCGCAGCCTTGCTGAATTGGAACTTGGACGCCGTAGCGGAGCTTTAGTACTCGCCATCCGTGATCAGGGTCAATTGATCGCAAACCCAGGCGGAGACATGGAATTGGCTCCTGGTCAGCTGCTGATTGTGCTGGGCAGCAAGCTCCAACTCTCACGATTTCAGCAACTGCTTGGAGAGGCTGTCGACAGCATTGAAACCATGCCGGGTTGA
- a CDS encoding glycosyltransferase family 9 protein: protein MRVLALSPGSSQDQLDRLPALESLCQQLGASLFVACDPGVSAAWQLLPCVEKVFPFSFEAGPSLADWANLLGNVREPDFQVCVNFAEGQQVNLMLSMSHIPSRIGTSGFACTEQVQAGDGFAAQRLSTYLSPLGCSLDADAFRLALPSQELEEARSSQPPGDGPMLILAPSSEDQDWPPERWLALPKSISTRLATLRSSTLDPGLPMRRRAAAVACADVILSSCAMTQRLAVYCGIPLVALGATPTDFPPRGDIRCLGVRSDLASLTEQEVLDALGF, encoded by the coding sequence ATGCGAGTTCTTGCTCTCAGCCCTGGCTCGTCCCAAGACCAACTGGATCGTCTACCCGCCCTCGAGAGCCTCTGCCAGCAACTCGGCGCGTCCCTATTTGTGGCCTGTGACCCGGGAGTCAGCGCCGCCTGGCAGCTGCTGCCCTGCGTCGAAAAGGTATTCCCCTTCAGCTTCGAAGCCGGCCCCAGCCTCGCTGACTGGGCCAATTTGCTCGGCAATGTGCGAGAGCCAGATTTTCAAGTCTGCGTCAATTTCGCCGAGGGACAGCAGGTCAACCTGATGCTGTCGATGAGCCACATCCCGAGTCGAATCGGGACATCAGGATTTGCATGCACTGAGCAAGTTCAAGCCGGGGATGGCTTTGCAGCCCAACGGCTTTCGACCTACCTCTCTCCGCTCGGCTGCAGCCTCGACGCCGATGCATTTCGCCTAGCCCTGCCAAGCCAAGAGCTCGAGGAAGCTCGCTCGAGCCAGCCCCCAGGGGATGGGCCGATGCTGATTCTTGCTCCATCCTCAGAGGATCAGGACTGGCCCCCAGAACGGTGGTTAGCACTTCCGAAGAGCATCTCCACCCGTCTTGCGACCCTGCGATCAAGCACCTTGGATCCGGGCCTACCGATGCGTCGACGGGCCGCTGCCGTGGCCTGCGCTGATGTGATTCTCAGCAGCTGTGCCATGACACAGCGCTTAGCTGTCTACTGCGGAATCCCCCTCGTGGCGTTGGGAGCAACCCCAACCGACTTCCCACCGCGCGGCGACATTCGCTGTTTAGGGGTGAGATCCGATCTGGCTTCACTTACTGAGCAGGAGGTGTTGGATGCCCTCGGCTTTTAA
- a CDS encoding helix-turn-helix domain-containing protein, with translation MDVSTPNNNQESNSGLLFVGQQLSERRLAKGLSQEQLADRMHLGIEQLAALESGDRDKLPELVFIKAMVRRLSTHLELDADALVASLGSLSDSGGAKERVSPAKRPNSLPPQPPSRPESEVIWTWLVLVGAAALGALAWVQRPALLELIQQPQSNSVIAPAKTATSPEQSLTTLTTAPKDAPVPSSISEEELPNSGPITLSSKEPSWIALRRQGTIEFEGILEGERMIEGPDEVEIYAGRPDLVMVSVANGDSRVLGTISEIQWMPLNPERSR, from the coding sequence ATGGACGTTTCGACGCCCAATAACAATCAAGAGTCAAACTCAGGTTTACTCTTTGTTGGACAACAGCTTTCTGAACGTCGTCTTGCCAAAGGGCTGAGTCAAGAGCAACTAGCTGATCGAATGCACTTGGGCATCGAACAACTAGCCGCGCTGGAATCTGGTGATCGGGACAAACTTCCTGAGCTTGTCTTTATCAAAGCCATGGTGAGGCGGCTCAGTACTCATTTAGAGCTTGATGCTGATGCCCTCGTCGCCTCACTCGGATCTCTTTCGGACAGCGGCGGGGCAAAGGAGCGAGTGTCGCCCGCAAAAAGACCGAATTCTCTTCCCCCTCAACCACCCTCTCGACCTGAGAGCGAGGTCATTTGGACTTGGCTTGTCCTGGTTGGGGCCGCAGCGCTCGGGGCTTTGGCATGGGTCCAACGGCCGGCGCTACTTGAGCTCATCCAGCAACCCCAATCCAATTCAGTCATCGCCCCCGCCAAGACAGCGACCAGCCCGGAACAGAGCCTCACCACACTCACAACTGCGCCCAAAGACGCTCCTGTTCCTTCAAGTATCAGCGAAGAAGAACTCCCCAACTCAGGTCCGATCACGCTCAGCAGCAAAGAGCCCAGCTGGATCGCACTACGCCGTCAGGGAACAATCGAGTTTGAGGGAATCTTGGAAGGCGAACGAATGATCGAAGGTCCTGACGAGGTTGAGATCTATGCAGGACGTCCTGACTTAGTGATGGTGTCGGTTGCCAATGGTGACTCAAGGGTTCTGGGAACCATCAGCGAGATCCAGTGGATGCCCCTTAACCCTGAACGCTCACGCTGA
- the cobM gene encoding precorrin-4 C(11)-methyltransferase: MHPVSFVGAGPGASDLLTLRAADRLRSADVLIWTDSLVCPGIPKLAPDGCEKIRTSTMTLEDVIPLLVERHKSGKRVVRLHDGDTALYSAINEQICALTDHNIPVEVVPGISAYQAAAAGLASELTIPGIVQTIVLGRAGGRTGVPDSEELDRLAALKASLCLYLSARHVDEVQTTLLKHYPADTPVAVGHRVSWPDELLSVISLEEMAAFTQEHALIRTTLYLVSPALARGPQRSRLYSPDHDHLFRPSS, from the coding sequence ATGCATCCCGTCAGTTTCGTTGGAGCCGGCCCAGGAGCTTCGGATCTTTTGACCCTGCGGGCAGCAGATCGCTTGCGGTCTGCTGATGTTTTGATCTGGACGGATTCGCTCGTTTGCCCTGGGATCCCCAAACTTGCCCCGGACGGATGCGAAAAGATCCGAACCAGCACGATGACCTTGGAGGACGTAATCCCGCTTCTCGTTGAAAGACACAAGAGCGGGAAACGGGTCGTCCGACTTCATGACGGCGATACAGCCCTCTACAGCGCAATCAATGAACAGATTTGCGCCCTGACAGACCACAACATCCCGGTGGAGGTGGTGCCTGGCATCAGCGCTTATCAAGCAGCAGCCGCAGGCCTAGCGAGCGAACTCACGATTCCAGGAATCGTGCAAACCATCGTTCTGGGGAGAGCCGGTGGGCGCACCGGTGTTCCAGACAGCGAAGAGTTGGATCGACTTGCCGCCCTAAAGGCCAGCCTTTGCCTTTATCTCAGCGCTCGCCACGTGGACGAGGTACAAACCACGCTGCTGAAACACTATCCAGCAGACACCCCTGTGGCGGTGGGGCATCGCGTGAGCTGGCCTGATGAATTGCTGTCTGTCATCTCCCTTGAGGAGATGGCAGCATTCACTCAAGAACATGCGTTGATACGTACAACGCTGTACTTGGTGAGCCCGGCACTGGCTCGAGGCCCCCAACGTTCACGCCTCTATTCACCCGACCACGATCATCTGTTTAGGCCGAGTTCCTAA
- a CDS encoding 4-hydroxybenzoate polyprenyltransferase has product MNSSIPSLRPWIELLRWNKPSGRLILLIPAGWSLWLTPSAPPSASLVGVILVGGLAVSGAGCIANDLWDQGFDRQVERTQGRPLARGALQRPQALCLLLVLLLVSLGVVLSLSDESRGLCLGLAVAALPPILLYPSAKRWFAFPQAVLALCWGFAVLIPWAAAEGQLSWNPALISCWIATLLWTFGFDTVYAMADRRDDAQIGLRSSALSLGESATSVVRICYALTCFSMAIAATTAQVAAPFWPFWLMATVLMQVSCSPLTREKASMVLFARHFSRQVQVGSLLLIGLCLARAWT; this is encoded by the coding sequence GTGAATAGCAGCATCCCCAGCCTCCGCCCCTGGATCGAATTACTCCGCTGGAACAAACCATCGGGGCGACTCATTTTGTTGATCCCTGCTGGGTGGTCTCTCTGGCTCACGCCGTCTGCTCCCCCCAGTGCCTCATTGGTTGGAGTGATTTTGGTGGGAGGGCTTGCGGTGAGTGGAGCAGGCTGCATCGCCAACGATCTTTGGGACCAAGGGTTCGATCGTCAGGTGGAACGAACCCAAGGTCGACCGCTTGCACGTGGAGCCCTGCAACGACCCCAGGCGTTATGTCTTTTACTTGTGCTGCTTCTCGTCAGCCTGGGGGTGGTCCTGAGCCTGTCCGATGAGAGTCGGGGCCTGTGCTTGGGCTTGGCGGTCGCCGCCTTACCGCCCATTCTTTTGTACCCGTCTGCCAAACGCTGGTTTGCCTTCCCCCAGGCCGTTCTTGCCCTGTGCTGGGGATTTGCAGTGCTGATCCCATGGGCTGCTGCAGAAGGGCAACTGAGCTGGAATCCAGCGCTGATCAGTTGCTGGATCGCAACCCTGCTATGGACCTTTGGATTCGACACGGTTTATGCCATGGCGGATCGAAGAGATGATGCCCAAATCGGCCTACGCAGCAGCGCCCTGAGCCTTGGGGAGTCCGCGACGTCAGTCGTTCGGATTTGTTATGCGCTCACCTGTTTTTCCATGGCCATCGCAGCCACAACGGCCCAAGTCGCCGCTCCGTTTTGGCCCTTTTGGCTCATGGCCACGGTCTTGATGCAAGTCAGTTGCTCACCCCTAACGCGAGAAAAAGCATCGATGGTGCTATTTGCCCGTCATTTCAGTCGGCAGGTCCAAGTGGGAAGTTTGTTATTGATCGGGCTGTGCCTGGCAAGGGCTTGGACCTGA
- the lgt gene encoding prolipoprotein diacylglyceryl transferase, which translates to MFASPGPELFQFGPFVLRWYGLLIAAAVLIGLNLSSSLAQQRKLENGLISDLLPLLVLFSVIGARIYYVAFEWHNYAATPLKALAIWEGGIAIHGALIAGTLTLILFCRWRQQSFWDVLDVLVPSVALGQSIGRWGNFFNSEAFGIPTDLPWKLFIPEQNRPIIYVNQEFFHPTFLYESLWNLALFIILILLFRWGSKHLNKLPAGAMSCIYLMGYSLGRVWIEGLRIDSLCIGALPPACEGGLRIAQLMSGVMALAGSLGLWWLYGRKKPLPDPGFRPN; encoded by the coding sequence ATGTTTGCTTCTCCTGGGCCCGAGCTGTTTCAGTTCGGGCCTTTTGTTTTGCGTTGGTATGGGCTGCTGATTGCAGCAGCTGTCTTGATTGGGCTCAACCTCTCAAGCTCACTCGCACAACAGCGCAAGCTTGAAAACGGGCTAATCAGCGATCTACTCCCATTACTTGTTCTGTTCTCCGTGATTGGAGCACGGATCTATTACGTTGCCTTTGAGTGGCATAACTATGCAGCCACGCCCCTAAAGGCGCTCGCAATTTGGGAAGGTGGCATCGCAATTCACGGCGCCTTAATTGCTGGAACTCTCACGCTGATTCTGTTCTGCCGATGGCGTCAACAATCCTTTTGGGATGTGCTTGATGTTCTTGTTCCCTCCGTGGCCCTCGGACAATCCATTGGGCGCTGGGGCAACTTTTTCAACTCAGAGGCCTTCGGAATCCCAACAGACCTACCGTGGAAACTCTTCATTCCAGAACAAAATAGACCAATAATTTATGTCAATCAAGAATTTTTTCACCCAACCTTCTTATACGAATCGCTCTGGAATCTTGCCCTATTTATTATCTTAATCCTTCTTTTTCGCTGGGGATCTAAGCATCTCAACAAGCTTCCTGCCGGTGCAATGAGCTGTATTTACTTGATGGGGTACAGCCTGGGACGGGTTTGGATTGAAGGCCTACGCATCGACTCGCTTTGCATTGGAGCTCTTCCACCAGCTTGTGAAGGCGGTCTCCGCATCGCTCAACTCATGAGTGGAGTCATGGCTCTTGCAGGAAGCCTTGGCCTTTGGTGGCTCTATGGCCGGAAGAAACCCTTACCAGATCCAGGCTTTCGACCCAACTGA
- a CDS encoding Ppx/GppA phosphatase family protein, translating into MSEAETADLTSGDVQGLTLSRGLKSGGLRRVGAIDIGTNSTHLLVASVDPALGTFSIIQAEKSTTRLGERDPETGELSAAAMERGFKTLRRFLDLANSHQVEQVVTAATSAVREAPNGRDFLQSIKDELGIEVDLVSGPEEARLIYLGVLSGMSFGDRPHLLLDIGGGSTELILADSRDARALTSTRVGAVRLQRDFIKEEPLSPQRRSFLQAFIQGSLEPAVDKVLRRIKSGEKPVLVATSGTAMAIGALAAGEDDRPPLKFHGYKVSRSRLDRVVERLVVMTPAQRREISAINDRRAEIIVPGALILQTTMKMLAVDGLVLSERALREGLIVDWMLRQGLLEDRFSFQSSIRQRTVIHQVQRFAVNQERAEKVASHALTLYDKTKGVIHQDDGQGRELLWAASMLHTCGQHINLSAYHKHSWYLIRHGELLGYSEAEHLMVAAIARYHRRSLPKKRHESWQALITRENRKCVGEMSLLLRLASAIDRRPEPVVMSLSVEASQHQLRIELVPDRSNRDLSLEQWSLESCAETVQEASGVDLSVSVQG; encoded by the coding sequence ATGTCGGAAGCTGAGACCGCTGATCTGACATCTGGAGACGTTCAGGGATTGACGTTGTCCCGTGGGCTCAAGTCTGGAGGACTGAGGCGGGTTGGTGCGATTGATATCGGCACCAATTCGACGCATTTGTTGGTGGCCTCCGTTGATCCAGCCCTTGGCACCTTCAGCATCATTCAGGCGGAAAAGTCCACGACTCGTCTAGGAGAGCGCGACCCAGAGACGGGAGAATTGTCGGCGGCTGCGATGGAACGTGGCTTTAAAACGCTGCGTCGCTTCCTTGATTTAGCCAACAGTCATCAAGTTGAACAGGTAGTCACGGCCGCCACAAGTGCTGTAAGGGAAGCCCCTAATGGGCGCGATTTCCTTCAGAGCATCAAGGATGAGTTGGGAATAGAAGTGGATCTGGTCAGTGGGCCCGAGGAAGCTCGATTGATCTATCTCGGCGTGCTCTCGGGGATGTCGTTCGGAGACAGGCCGCACCTACTCCTGGACATCGGCGGTGGCTCTACGGAACTGATCTTGGCGGATAGCCGAGATGCCCGTGCGTTGACCAGTACCCGGGTGGGTGCGGTGCGCCTCCAACGGGATTTCATCAAGGAGGAGCCGTTGTCTCCGCAGCGACGCTCCTTTCTGCAAGCGTTCATTCAGGGTTCCCTAGAACCTGCCGTCGACAAGGTTCTTCGTCGCATCAAATCTGGCGAAAAACCTGTTTTGGTGGCCACCAGCGGGACGGCGATGGCGATTGGTGCCCTCGCTGCTGGTGAGGACGACCGTCCGCCGCTCAAATTCCACGGTTACAAGGTGTCTCGCTCTCGTCTGGACCGGGTTGTCGAACGGTTGGTCGTCATGACTCCGGCGCAGCGGCGGGAGATCTCTGCCATTAATGATCGCCGCGCCGAAATCATTGTTCCGGGTGCATTGATTTTGCAAACCACGATGAAGATGTTGGCCGTCGACGGCCTTGTGCTCAGCGAGAGGGCCCTGCGCGAGGGTCTGATTGTGGATTGGATGTTGCGCCAGGGTCTGCTGGAAGACCGGTTCAGTTTCCAGAGCAGCATCCGTCAACGGACGGTGATTCATCAGGTGCAGCGGTTTGCTGTCAATCAAGAACGGGCTGAGAAGGTCGCCTCCCATGCCCTCACCCTTTATGACAAGACGAAAGGCGTGATCCATCAAGATGATGGCCAAGGTCGGGAGCTGTTGTGGGCAGCGTCGATGCTGCATACCTGTGGTCAGCACATCAATCTCAGCGCCTATCACAAGCATTCTTGGTACCTCATTCGCCACGGAGAGCTACTGGGTTATTCCGAAGCCGAACATTTGATGGTGGCCGCCATTGCGCGCTACCACCGGCGCAGCTTGCCTAAAAAACGCCATGAGTCATGGCAGGCCTTGATAACCCGAGAAAATCGAAAATGTGTTGGTGAGATGTCGTTGTTGTTGAGACTTGCATCGGCGATTGATCGTCGTCCCGAACCAGTCGTGATGTCCCTAAGTGTGGAGGCATCTCAACATCAGCTTCGGATCGAGCTCGTTCCTGATCGCTCCAATCGAGATTTGAGTTTGGAACAGTGGAGTTTGGAAAGTTGTGCTGAAACAGTGCAGGAAGCCTCGGGTGTTGATCTCAGCGTGAGCGTTCAGGGTTAA
- the petC gene encoding cytochrome b6-f complex iron-sulfur subunit, with translation MTQIPSSDVPGMGRRQFMNLLTFGSVTGVALGALYPVARYFIPPKAAGSGGGTTAKDELGNVVTATGWLSTHPEGDRSLVQGLKGDPTYLIVEGADAIGSYGINAICTHLGCVVPWNSGANKFMCPCHGSQYDATGKVVRGPAPLSLALANVSVEDDNVFVSEWSETDFRTGDKPWWA, from the coding sequence ATGACCCAAATTCCCTCGAGCGATGTGCCCGGAATGGGTCGTCGTCAGTTCATGAATCTCCTGACGTTCGGATCCGTGACTGGTGTCGCCCTGGGAGCTCTCTACCCAGTGGCTCGATACTTTATTCCGCCTAAAGCCGCTGGTAGCGGTGGCGGCACAACAGCCAAAGACGAGCTGGGCAATGTCGTAACAGCTACTGGCTGGCTCTCCACCCATCCAGAAGGCGATCGCAGCCTGGTTCAAGGCCTCAAAGGTGATCCCACCTACCTGATCGTTGAAGGTGCTGACGCCATCGGCAGCTACGGCATCAATGCCATCTGCACCCACCTGGGTTGTGTGGTGCCTTGGAACAGTGGCGCCAACAAGTTCATGTGTCCTTGCCATGGCAGTCAGTACGACGCCACCGGCAAGGTTGTTCGCGGCCCTGCCCCGCTCTCCCTCGCACTGGCCAATGTCAGCGTTGAAGACGACAACGTCTTCGTCAGTGAGTGGTCTGAGACCGACTTCCGCACCGGCGACAAGCCCTGGTGGGCCTGA
- the petA gene encoding cytochrome f — protein sequence MRRHLSLVLGSLVIGLALLIAPGASWAYPFWAQQNYDSPREATGKIVCANCHIAKKLTQAEVPQSVLPDSVFTASVKVPYEEGIKEIGADGSEVQLQVGAVVMLPDGFTLAPQDRWTDEIKEETEGVYFTQYSDEQPNILLVGPIPGDQNQEIVFPVLSPDPATDSNIHFGKYQIHVGGNRGRGQVYPTGEKSNNTVFTAPAEGKVASIDAGDNGASVVTIQAADGTSTSETIPVGPQLLVNVGDSVAAGDAITNDPNVGGFGQVDAEIVLQNPVRIYGLLAFFAAVAIAQIMLVLKKRQIEKVQAAEGNF from the coding sequence ATGCGTCGCCATCTCTCCCTTGTTCTCGGTTCGCTGGTTATCGGCCTAGCCCTGCTAATTGCCCCAGGCGCAAGCTGGGCTTATCCGTTCTGGGCCCAGCAGAACTACGACAGTCCCAGAGAAGCCACTGGCAAAATTGTTTGCGCGAACTGCCACATCGCCAAAAAGCTCACCCAAGCTGAAGTACCTCAGTCGGTGCTCCCGGACAGCGTTTTTACCGCAAGCGTGAAAGTTCCCTACGAAGAGGGAATCAAGGAAATTGGTGCGGATGGCAGCGAAGTCCAACTTCAAGTTGGTGCCGTCGTGATGCTTCCCGATGGCTTCACCTTGGCCCCTCAAGACCGCTGGACGGATGAAATTAAGGAGGAAACCGAAGGGGTTTATTTCACTCAGTACAGCGACGAACAGCCCAACATCCTTCTGGTGGGTCCCATCCCTGGCGATCAAAACCAAGAAATCGTTTTCCCTGTTCTCTCGCCTGATCCCGCCACCGACAGCAACATCCACTTTGGTAAATACCAAATCCATGTGGGTGGAAACCGTGGCCGCGGCCAGGTTTATCCAACCGGTGAAAAGAGCAACAACACCGTCTTCACAGCTCCTGCCGAAGGCAAAGTTGCGTCAATCGATGCCGGTGACAACGGCGCCAGTGTCGTCACCATCCAGGCTGCTGATGGCACCAGTACAAGCGAAACCATCCCAGTTGGTCCCCAGCTGCTGGTGAATGTGGGCGACAGCGTGGCAGCTGGTGATGCCATCACCAACGATCCAAACGTGGGTGGATTCGGCCAGGTGGACGCTGAGATTGTTCTCCAGAATCCTGTTCGCATCTACGGCTTACTCGCCTTCTTCGCCGCGGTTGCCATCGCACAAATCATGCTGGTGCTGAAGAAGCGGCAAATTGAAAAAGTGCAAGCCGCTGAAGGCAACTTCTAA
- the ispD gene encoding 2-C-methyl-D-erythritol 4-phosphate cytidylyltransferase: MHLLIAAAGSGRRMGADRNKLLLPLLGRPLIAWTVDAALTATEISWIGIVGQDIDRAEILDALGSVKKPLVWIQGGATRQESVLRGLAGLPEGARHVLIHDGARCLVQPDLFDRCAVAVEAGAALIAATPVTDTIKRVDEHGMIRDTPDRAELWAAQTPQGFEVEQLRQGHVRAQAEGWSVTDDASLFERLGWSVQVLDAGPSNIKVTTPFDLTVAEAVLSSRTTP, translated from the coding sequence GTGCATCTGTTAATTGCTGCGGCGGGGAGTGGTCGCCGCATGGGTGCGGATCGAAACAAGCTGCTGTTGCCTCTTTTGGGGCGGCCTTTGATCGCTTGGACAGTGGATGCAGCGTTGACGGCCACTGAAATTAGTTGGATTGGAATCGTTGGCCAGGACATCGATCGAGCCGAGATCCTGGATGCTCTTGGCTCAGTGAAGAAACCTTTGGTTTGGATTCAAGGGGGGGCGACCCGCCAGGAATCCGTGCTGCGGGGTCTGGCCGGACTGCCAGAGGGGGCACGCCATGTGCTGATTCATGACGGTGCCAGGTGTTTGGTTCAACCAGACCTTTTTGATCGGTGTGCCGTGGCTGTGGAGGCTGGGGCGGCATTGATTGCTGCAACCCCAGTGACCGACACCATTAAGCGGGTGGATGAACACGGCATGATCCGTGACACGCCTGATCGTGCTGAGCTTTGGGCTGCACAAACTCCGCAAGGGTTTGAGGTGGAGCAGCTTCGTCAGGGTCATGTGAGAGCTCAAGCGGAGGGGTGGAGCGTGACGGACGATGCATCGCTCTTTGAGCGTTTGGGCTGGTCGGTGCAGGTGCTGGATGCTGGCCCTTCGAACATCAAGGTGACCACCCCCTTTGATCTCACGGTGGCTGAAGCAGTTCTCAGTTCAAGGACGACACCCTGA
- a CDS encoding DUF3067 family protein: protein MLDLRPSSAAEPLGVEEVIGCLRQRWRATYDLQLVVRRGRLYLHVMWAYLEQQSFPMDENSYRDHLAEVLDVVNRLGLAGEVRNWLLTTRDKPRLGKALSLQLQVEGPEAESLLKEFLV, encoded by the coding sequence GTGCTTGATCTGCGCCCTTCTTCCGCTGCTGAACCCCTCGGAGTGGAGGAGGTGATTGGCTGTCTTCGCCAGCGCTGGCGGGCGACTTACGACCTTCAGCTAGTGGTTCGCCGTGGCCGTCTCTACCTGCACGTGATGTGGGCGTATTTGGAGCAACAGTCCTTCCCAATGGACGAAAACAGCTATCGAGACCACTTGGCAGAAGTACTGGATGTTGTGAATCGTCTTGGTTTGGCGGGTGAAGTGCGCAATTGGCTCCTAACAACGCGCGATAAACCACGTCTTGGCAAAGCTTTAAGCCTTCAATTGCAGGTCGAAGGGCCTGAGGCGGAGAGTTTGCTCAAGGAGTTTCTGGTTTGA
- a CDS encoding S66 peptidase family protein: MANLQPASPLRPGDAVSCVAASSALSGDGRLNEGIQILESWGLSVHPQALSERRWGYLAGNDQERRADLEPKAQTALLACARGGWGAARLLEEKIAWKPGWLLGFSDVTALLLARLAAGFAGGVHGPLLTTLAAEPKWSQERLRRLLFGEAIPDLHGRATGGAQASGPLIVANLTVATHLLGSTHFPNLHNAILIFEDVGEAPYRIDRMLTQWRLCGALDEIAGLGFGHFEGCDDDATNDPDDQAPPRRFSLNQVLDERTADLGIPRVFDLPVGHRCGNAALPLGAEAHLDGEAGRLRVSSLN; the protein is encoded by the coding sequence ATGGCCAATCTCCAGCCGGCATCACCGTTGAGACCTGGCGATGCTGTGTCTTGCGTGGCGGCCAGTTCTGCCTTGAGCGGCGATGGGCGGTTGAACGAGGGGATCCAAATCCTCGAAAGCTGGGGCCTAAGCGTGCATCCACAAGCTTTAAGCGAACGCCGCTGGGGTTACCTCGCAGGAAATGATCAAGAGCGACGGGCCGATTTAGAACCGAAAGCGCAGACGGCCTTGTTGGCCTGTGCCCGCGGTGGATGGGGGGCGGCACGGTTGCTCGAAGAGAAGATTGCATGGAAACCGGGATGGCTGCTGGGCTTCTCGGACGTCACGGCACTACTCCTAGCGAGGTTGGCCGCTGGCTTCGCAGGAGGCGTCCACGGTCCACTACTCACCACGCTTGCGGCGGAACCGAAATGGAGTCAAGAACGCTTACGGAGACTTCTATTCGGCGAAGCCATCCCTGATCTTCATGGCCGGGCCACAGGGGGCGCACAAGCGTCAGGGCCCTTAATTGTGGCGAATCTCACGGTGGCGACGCACCTTTTAGGCAGCACACATTTCCCAAACCTTCACAACGCCATTCTGATTTTTGAAGACGTTGGCGAAGCGCCATATCGCATCGATCGCATGTTGACCCAATGGCGGTTATGCGGGGCCTTGGATGAAATTGCAGGACTGGGCTTTGGACATTTTGAAGGCTGCGACGACGACGCAACCAACGATCCAGACGACCAAGCACCGCCTCGGCGTTTCAGCCTGAATCAAGTGCTGGACGAACGCACAGCCGACCTCGGCATTCCAAGGGTTTTTGATCTCCCCGTGGGCCACCGATGCGGCAATGCAGCTCTTCCCTTAGGTGCTGAAGCTCACCTGGATGGCGAGGCAGGGCGACTCAGGGTGTCGTCCTTGAACTGA